The nucleotide window CACCCGCGACTTCCAGGccaccgaggagctcgactacttcgccgccggcgccaacgtCCTCTACGGCATGTACTACACCCCCATCCGCGTCttccgcctcgaccgcggcaccccgcgccgccgctccctccTCCGCGTCTGGTCCCTCCTCTGTGCCGTCATCTACCTCTGCCACGTCGCCTACCTCAAGCTCGTCCGCTGGGACTACACCTACAACATggccgccaacgtcgccgccggcgtcgtccagAACATCCTCTGGAGCTGGTTCAGCTACGAACGCTACCGCACCTCGCGCCGCACCTGGGCCATCTGGCCcggtctcgtcgtcgcctgggTCATGTTCGCCATGAGCATGGAGCTCTTTGACTTTCCACCCTGGCTCGGCTGCATCGACGCGCACTGCCTGTGGCACCTCATGACCATTGGGCCAACGGTGCTGTGGTACAAGTACGTCACCGCCGAACCGGCCGTTTTTTCTTGCCTTTTTATCTTCCCCGACGCCCCCTGTGTGGCTAACACGCGCTCTAGCTTCCTCGTCAAggacgccaacgacgacattGCCGGGACGGAGCGCCTGAAAGCTTGATGAGATAGAATGTTACGTGTATATACCAAGCACAGCTGATTACACAAGGCGCCATTTTTGCCCCTTGGGCCACGACTGCCACGCCATCTGTCTACATTTTGATAACGCTTTAGGCATCATGCAGCACAAACATTGAAGCCTCGCATTCAGGTCCAAGCAACCACCCATCCCAAccctcgcgccgcagcgaCATGTTCGCAAACAAACAGCCAAACGCCACATGAGTCAACCAAGATATTCTCGCGCCGCGCACAGTacagaaaaaaaagaaaagacTCGCCAAAGTTATTCAAGCAAACACACAGCATCACCCTGGTCTATGTAGGAAGAATCGTTTCATCGCCTCGTCTCCGCATCGCAAAGAAATCGTGGTGGCAAGTGCCGCGTTGACCTCCTAGCCGTGGCCTGCCAGGGGGTCCGGCGTGCTACAAGGACGCGGCCTGGGCGAAAGCGCGAGGTCACAGACCACGATCACGTCGCGGCTGCTCCAAGGGGGGCAGTCGTCTGTCACATCGTGTCAGCCAGCGCCTCACGTGCTGAGCAGGTCGCGCACGGACAGGCCACGTCCACTGGCGTTTGCTGCGCCCCGCCTGTCGTTGTTGAGCATcaacaaggccgccgtcgcctcctgATCGAGGTCGCTCTGGGGGTTCAGGGCGGGGCTCGTCAATGTCGATCCCGAGGCCGACATGTTGCCGTGGGAATAGAGGCCGTTCTGTTGAGGCCCGAAGGCGGGAGACGCCCCGGCGGACGCACTGTAGCTGTAGTGGCGCTGGTCcgtcgagacggacgagTACGAgtgctggcggtggcgcgaGTCCTGCGCCTGCAGGGCCGGTGAGACGGACGACTGGTGGGAACGCTCCGGGTGGGCTGCGAATCGGGGCGACGCCGTGTCCGAGTCTGTCATGTCAACGTCCCCCGCGGGATCCTCGTGGAACGTCGGGTGGAACTCGCGGATGGGCGGGAGCGGGTTGTGCGACGACTCGGCGCGATTCTGCGCCTCACCGTGctgggccttgagcttggacACGCAGTCCTCGAGGTATCGGACGTAGTCGATTGAAGCCTAAGGGCGCGTTTGGATGAGCATTGCTTCGTGGACACGGGATGTGACCGCACCCTGATGGGTCATGTATTGCGCgaaaggagagggggggagggagatcGCCACGAACCTGTAAAATGGCCAGCTTGTGCATCTCGCCCGTGCAAGCCGGAATCATGCTCTTGAGGACGGCGAACTCCTCGTTCATCTTGCTGCGTCGCCTCCTCTCGATGAGACTGtgcgccgtcttcctcgcaATCTTGCgaccggcggcgctcgtggcgctcggctgcttcttcttgcccttttCCGTCGTGGGGCCGGGGCCAGTGGacttggcggcgttggcggcgccttTGCTGCTTGACCTGCCAGAGTCCTTGGCGGAggggccctcggcggcctcttcctgGGCGCGAGGCTTCATCTGGATGATCTTCCTCGACCTGGTCGGCGGGGGCGGTAGGGCGAATGACGTATCTTTGGTCTCCTTGGCGGTGGAGGACCTTCGGCGGGATTTAAccgtctcggcggcctgtAGAGGATACGGGCCCGGGGGAGAGCTCAAGGGCGGTGCGTAGGCAGGCTGTGTAGTAGAGGTCGTGTGCTTCGCATCTGTGGGCGAGACGCGAGCACCATCGTGTAGGGCGGGTGGTGGGAGCTCAAAGGAAAGGTGTAAGGATGATAGCTGTTGAacgccgtccttgcccttgataTCGGTGGAAGAACCAGGGGTAGGGGGTagggcagggcgaggcaTGGCGGGAC belongs to Purpureocillium takamizusanense chromosome 1, complete sequence and includes:
- a CDS encoding uncharacterized protein (SECRETED:SignalP(1-29~SECRETED:cutsite=AHA-SI~SECRETED:prob=0.8517)~EggNog:ENOG503NWWT~COG:S~TransMembrane:6 (n13-24c29/30o105-123i144-163o175-194i206-224o236-253i265-282o)) produces the protein MAFDTRTRPWIRVLTLAIVLVLLCGAAHASIGDRLPEFKRCLEVCKAENCGSGKDHTPIPLRRRLLFWTCASECDYTCQHIVTNTRVASSQSVVQFHGKWPFHRFLGMQEPFSVLFSLGNLAAHWDGLAKVRARIPASYPLRPWYVWLARVGIASWVFSAVFHTRDFQATEELDYFAAGANVLYGMYYTPIRVFRLDRGTPRRRSLLRVWSLLCAVIYLCHVAYLKLVRWDYTYNMAANVAAGVVQNILWSWFSYERYRTSRRTWAIWPGLVVAWVMFAMSMELFDFPPWLGCIDAHCLWHLMTIGPTVLWYNFLVKDANDDIAGTERLKA
- a CDS encoding uncharacterized protein (EggNog:ENOG503P0FF~COG:L), which translates into the protein MPRPALPPTPGSSTDIKGKDGVQQLSSLHLSFELPPPALHDGARVSPTDAKHTTSTTQPAYAPPLSSPPGPYPLQAAETVKSRRRSSTAKETKDTSFALPPPPTRSRKIIQMKPRAQEEAAEGPSAKDSGRSSSKGAANAAKSTGPGPTTEKGKKKQPSATSAAGRKIARKTAHSLIERRRRSKMNEEFAVLKSMIPACTGEMHKLAILQASIDYVRYLEDCVSKLKAQHGEAQNRAESSHNPLPPIREFHPTFHEDPAGDVDMTDSDTASPRFAAHPERSHQSSVSPALQAQDSRHRQHSYSSVSTDQRHYSYSASAGASPAFGPQQNGLYSHGNMSASGSTLTSPALNPQSDLDQEATAALLMLNNDRRGAANASGRGLSVRDLLST